A genome region from Arachidicoccus soli includes the following:
- a CDS encoding nitrilase family protein: MSSLTITTIQSNIFWEDKAANLKMFEEKILSINEPTEVVVLPEMFTTGFIQQPEHLAETMEGSTINWMKSISSEKNIILTGSIIIKENEQYFNRLIWMLPNGQMGIYDKRHLFSFGGESEYFTSGKKRLIASVKGWKINLQICYDLRFPCWARQEVKNKEPEYDILINVANWPEKRIHHWKTLLQARAIENLSYVIGVNRVAVDGNTILYNGNTAVIDPLGNYLYEKTIAEDIFTITLKKENLQHIRDRYHFLDDADKFQIIGESQY, translated from the coding sequence ATGTCATCGCTTACTATTACCACCATACAATCCAACATTTTTTGGGAAGACAAAGCAGCCAATTTAAAAATGTTTGAAGAAAAAATATTGTCAATAAATGAACCAACCGAGGTCGTGGTATTGCCTGAAATGTTTACGACCGGCTTTATTCAGCAACCGGAGCATCTCGCAGAAACAATGGAAGGATCTACGATAAATTGGATGAAATCCATTTCTTCAGAGAAAAATATTATTCTAACAGGAAGTATTATTATTAAAGAAAATGAGCAATATTTTAACCGTTTAATATGGATGCTTCCCAATGGGCAAATGGGCATTTATGATAAACGACATCTGTTTTCTTTTGGAGGGGAAAGTGAATATTTTACTTCAGGTAAAAAACGGCTAATCGCATCCGTGAAAGGATGGAAAATAAACTTACAAATTTGTTATGACTTACGCTTTCCATGTTGGGCAAGACAAGAAGTAAAAAACAAGGAACCTGAATACGATATTTTAATAAATGTCGCTAATTGGCCCGAAAAACGTATTCATCATTGGAAAACACTTTTACAGGCCAGGGCAATAGAAAATCTTTCTTATGTAATTGGCGTAAACCGAGTTGCAGTTGATGGTAACACAATTCTATATAATGGGAACACTGCTGTAATCGATCCGTTGGGCAATTATCTTTACGAAAAAACAATAGCAGAAGATATCTTTACTATCACGCTAAAGAAAGAAAACCTTCAACATATAAGAGATAGATATCATTTTTTAGATGATGCAGACAAGTTCCAAATTATAGGAGAATCTCAGTATTAA